In the Streptomyces sp. cg36 genome, one interval contains:
- a CDS encoding RNase A-like domain-containing protein: MSPEEKSAPVRNRVATYPDRQTAQWATQHVVTANEQTVHRWLARSTRQRLTIEAAWPSRAEPVGRVLVQAMLLAGRDPVDVRAARVVLRRSDTAPHGFTVHATFPVYL, from the coding sequence GTGAGCCCCGAGGAGAAGAGCGCGCCGGTCCGCAACCGCGTCGCCACCTACCCCGACCGGCAGACCGCCCAGTGGGCGACCCAGCACGTGGTGACCGCCAACGAGCAGACCGTCCACCGCTGGCTGGCCCGGTCCACCCGGCAGCGGCTGACGATCGAGGCGGCCTGGCCCTCGCGCGCCGAGCCGGTCGGGCGCGTACTGGTCCAGGCCATGCTGCTGGCCGGCCGCGACCCGGTGGACGTCCGCGCCGCCCGGGTGGTCCTGAGGCGCAGCGACACCGCCCCGCACGGCTTCACCGTCCACGCCACCTTCCCCGTCTACCTCTGA
- a CDS encoding contact-dependent growth inhibition system immunity protein encodes MSLKPLDHDRKYGELDQVVRAYLGRSADDTPERRSEALDAYLRHTWHTRPWALAVAESQLREYAKNPPGRLRQRLGEFYPVPDVGLPDAGIQEWLVTLADHIRASVEFGDVPAPSAPATHWEWHARFPELGQLLGGWFGQDMPDEFAGHEAALDDYRATTDRTLVARAAGEAAELLTLRLDEGAYAEALAELGMEVDPPAPLGPAAWLASVADRLATPGR; translated from the coding sequence ATGTCCCTCAAGCCGCTCGACCACGACCGCAAGTACGGCGAGCTGGACCAGGTCGTCCGCGCCTATCTGGGGCGGTCCGCCGACGACACCCCCGAGCGGCGGAGCGAGGCGCTGGACGCCTATCTGCGCCACACCTGGCACACCCGCCCCTGGGCGCTCGCCGTCGCCGAGTCGCAGCTGCGCGAGTACGCGAAGAACCCGCCGGGCAGGCTGCGGCAGCGGCTGGGCGAGTTCTATCCGGTGCCGGACGTCGGCCTGCCCGACGCCGGGATCCAGGAGTGGCTGGTGACGCTGGCCGACCACATCCGGGCGAGCGTGGAGTTCGGCGACGTGCCCGCGCCCTCGGCGCCCGCCACCCACTGGGAGTGGCACGCGCGCTTCCCGGAGCTGGGCCAGCTCCTAGGCGGCTGGTTCGGCCAGGACATGCCCGACGAGTTCGCCGGCCACGAGGCGGCCCTGGACGACTACCGGGCCACCACCGACCGCACGCTCGTGGCCCGGGCCGCCGGCGAGGCGGCCGAACTGCTCACCCTGCGCCTCGACGAGGGCGCGTACGCCGAAGCCCTGGCCGAGCTCGGCATGGAGGTCGATCCGCCCGCTCCCCTCGGGCCCGCCGCCTGGCTCGCGTCCGTCGCGGACCGGCTGGCTACGCCAGGTCGGTGA
- a CDS encoding NAD(P)-dependent oxidoreductase — translation MSSVAVVGLGAMGGALARTLLAAGHPTTVWNRTPAKADPLVALGARRAATAEEAAGAAELVVFCLLGYADVHALLDTAGPALRGRVVVNLTNGSPQEARELGDRVRALGADYVDGGIMAVPAMIGGPHAFVLYSGATDAFEAHRTALEALGRAVHLGEDPGLAPLYDLSLLSGMYGMFAGFLQAAALVRSAGEDVDAFTATLLVPWLRAMTDGLPAMAAQMAQGEYTSTGSSLAMQVVAHHSLTDVGAAQGVGTELLAPLFDLMRRRVADGHGADDLASVVELLHRG, via the coding sequence ATGAGTTCCGTCGCGGTCGTCGGTCTGGGAGCCATGGGCGGCGCGCTGGCCCGGACGCTGCTGGCCGCCGGTCACCCCACCACCGTCTGGAACCGCACCCCCGCCAAGGCGGACCCGCTGGTCGCACTGGGCGCCCGGCGCGCGGCCACGGCCGAGGAGGCCGCCGGTGCCGCCGAATTGGTGGTCTTCTGCCTGCTCGGGTACGCGGACGTGCACGCCCTGCTGGACACGGCGGGCCCGGCGCTGCGCGGGCGCGTGGTGGTCAACCTGACCAACGGGTCGCCGCAGGAGGCCCGCGAACTCGGCGACCGGGTAAGGGCGCTGGGCGCCGACTACGTCGACGGCGGCATCATGGCCGTCCCGGCGATGATCGGCGGCCCCCACGCGTTCGTGCTCTACAGCGGCGCCACCGACGCCTTCGAGGCGCACCGCACGGCGCTGGAGGCGCTGGGCCGCGCGGTCCACCTCGGCGAGGACCCGGGGCTCGCCCCGCTCTACGACCTGTCGCTGCTCAGCGGGATGTACGGGATGTTCGCCGGGTTCCTCCAGGCCGCGGCGCTGGTGCGGTCGGCGGGCGAGGACGTCGACGCGTTCACCGCCACCCTGCTCGTGCCGTGGCTGCGCGCCATGACGGACGGGCTGCCCGCGATGGCGGCCCAGATGGCGCAGGGCGAGTACACCTCGACCGGGTCCAGCCTCGCCATGCAGGTCGTCGCCCACCACTCGCTCACCGACGTCGGCGCGGCCCAGGGCGTGGGCACCGAACTGCTCGCCCCGCTCTTCGACCTGATGCGCCGCCGGGTGGCGGACGGGCACGGCGCGGACGACCTGGCGAGCGTGGTGGAGCTGCTGCACCGCGGGTGA
- a CDS encoding VOC family protein has translation MSAQPAKPAQKITPFLWFDDQAEEAARHYVSVFGGDARIVETTHCTESAPGRTGSVLTVVFELYGQQYTALNGGPQGWSFNESVSLAVDCDSQEEIDALWSALTADGGEPGPCGWLKDKYGLSWQIVPRELRELLTSGGPAAADRVMAALLGMKKLDVAVLRAAYDAN, from the coding sequence ATGTCCGCACAGCCCGCGAAGCCCGCACAGAAGATCACGCCCTTCCTGTGGTTCGACGACCAGGCCGAGGAAGCGGCCCGCCACTACGTCTCCGTCTTCGGCGGCGACGCGCGGATCGTCGAGACCACGCACTGCACGGAGTCGGCGCCGGGCCGCACCGGCTCGGTCCTGACCGTCGTCTTCGAGCTGTACGGACAGCAGTACACCGCGCTCAACGGCGGCCCGCAGGGCTGGTCCTTCAACGAGTCGGTCTCGCTCGCCGTCGACTGCGACTCGCAGGAGGAGATCGACGCCCTGTGGTCGGCGCTCACCGCCGACGGCGGCGAGCCGGGCCCGTGCGGCTGGCTCAAGGACAAGTACGGCCTGTCCTGGCAGATCGTCCCGCGCGAGCTGCGCGAGCTGCTCACCTCGGGCGGTCCGGCGGCGGCCGACCGGGTCATGGCCGCCCTGCTGGGGATGAAGAAGCTGGACGTGGCGGTGCTGCGGGCCGCCTACGACGCCAACTGA
- a CDS encoding RNA polymerase sigma factor, whose amino-acid sequence MPVSTEQNAVEAVFRIESARIIAAVARVVRDVGIAEELAQDALVAALERWPVTGVPDNPGAWLMATARHRAVDLVRRRETYARKLAELGRDHDEAAHEPEFASAEDPDAIDDDLVRLIFTACHPVLSTEARIALTLRLLGGLTTDEIARAFLAREPTVAQRISRAKRTLAQAGVEFEVPYGPERAARLASVLEVVYLIFNEGYSATAGDDLVRPALCEDALRLARLLAGLMPKEPEAHALAALLELQASRTAARTDAAGAPVLLADQRRSRWNRLLIARGFAALTRAGELGGAPGPYALQAAIAACHARAATYEDTDWAAIAVLYARLAAIAPSPVVELNRAVAVSMAEGPERALAIVDALAADDALSGYHLLPSVRGDLLERLGRRDEARAEFARAAGLTRNERERALLRARAGR is encoded by the coding sequence ATGCCCGTGAGCACCGAACAGAACGCGGTCGAGGCCGTCTTCCGGATCGAGTCCGCGCGGATCATCGCCGCCGTCGCCCGGGTGGTGCGGGACGTCGGCATCGCCGAGGAGCTGGCGCAGGACGCGCTCGTCGCCGCGCTGGAGCGGTGGCCGGTCACCGGCGTCCCGGACAACCCGGGCGCCTGGCTGATGGCCACCGCCCGGCACCGGGCCGTCGACCTGGTGCGGCGGCGCGAGACGTACGCGCGCAAGCTCGCCGAGCTCGGCCGCGACCACGACGAGGCGGCCCACGAGCCGGAGTTCGCGTCCGCCGAGGACCCGGACGCCATCGACGACGACCTGGTCCGGCTGATCTTCACCGCCTGCCACCCCGTGCTCTCCACCGAGGCGCGGATCGCCCTGACGCTGCGGCTGCTGGGCGGGTTGACCACGGACGAGATCGCCCGGGCGTTCCTGGCCCGGGAGCCGACCGTCGCCCAGCGCATCTCGCGGGCCAAGCGCACCCTGGCGCAGGCGGGCGTGGAGTTCGAGGTGCCGTACGGGCCGGAGCGGGCGGCCCGGCTCGCCTCCGTGCTCGAAGTCGTCTACCTGATCTTCAACGAGGGCTACTCGGCGACCGCCGGCGACGACCTGGTGCGCCCGGCGCTGTGCGAGGACGCGCTGAGGCTCGCCCGGCTGCTGGCCGGGCTGATGCCCAAGGAGCCCGAGGCGCACGCGCTGGCCGCGCTCCTGGAGCTCCAGGCGTCCCGGACCGCGGCGCGCACGGACGCGGCCGGGGCGCCGGTGCTCCTCGCCGACCAGCGGCGCTCCCGCTGGAACCGGCTGCTGATCGCGCGCGGGTTCGCGGCGCTGACCCGGGCGGGCGAGCTCGGCGGCGCCCCCGGCCCGTACGCGCTCCAGGCCGCCATCGCCGCCTGCCACGCGCGGGCCGCCACCTACGAGGACACCGACTGGGCGGCCATCGCCGTGCTCTACGCGCGGCTCGCCGCGATCGCCCCCTCGCCGGTGGTGGAGCTCAACCGGGCGGTCGCGGTGTCCATGGCCGAGGGGCCCGAGCGGGCGCTGGCGATCGTGGACGCGCTGGCCGCCGACGACGCCCTGAGCGGCTACCACCTGCTGCCCAGCGTCCGGGGCGACCTGCTGGAACGGCTGGGCCGCCGGGACGAGGCGCGCGCCGAGTTCGCCCGGGCGGCGGGGCTGACCCGCAACGAGCGGGAGCGGGCGCTGCTGCGGGCGCGCGCCGGGCGATGA
- a CDS encoding YciI family protein, whose amino-acid sequence MPRYLTMIRVDENNAPAEGPSPELMQRMGSLIEEMTKAGVLLDTAGLTPTAQGTRVTWSGGKLSTTDGPFTESKEVVGGYAMLQCKDRDEVLEWTKRFLTIHEEHWTVTSEIREIVEG is encoded by the coding sequence GTGCCGCGCTACCTGACGATGATCCGCGTCGACGAGAACAACGCCCCCGCCGAGGGCCCCAGCCCCGAGCTGATGCAGCGGATGGGCAGCCTGATCGAGGAGATGACCAAGGCGGGGGTCCTGCTGGACACCGCCGGTCTCACCCCCACCGCCCAGGGCACCCGGGTCACCTGGTCCGGCGGGAAGCTGTCCACCACCGACGGCCCCTTCACCGAGTCCAAGGAGGTCGTCGGCGGCTACGCCATGCTCCAGTGCAAGGACCGGGACGAGGTGCTGGAGTGGACCAAGCGGTTCCTGACGATCCACGAGGAGCACTGGACGGTCACCTCGGAGATCCGCGAGATCGTCGAGGGCTGA
- a CDS encoding polysaccharide deacetylase family protein has product MGKQKSVTAAALLLAGAVLATGCSSGGSPGGSGDGPAKSGGGTAAGKPPASDPAQGDDNGSASAAAYRKWGLKPLAPAPAPPAEKPVKRKAGEVPVISDVPTKQKIVFLTFDDGAEKDPKFVEMMRDLKIPFTMFLTDAVISSDKGYFKPLQQLGNTIQNHTLTHPNMRTESPSQQHRQICGQQEKLTKEYGTAPRLFRPPYGNWNEATRTAAKACGLQTIVLWRESMQIQNMQYQRGDKKLHPGDIILAHFRGKSELKGHTMTEMTANMLRHIQEQGFAVARLDDYV; this is encoded by the coding sequence GTGGGCAAGCAGAAGAGCGTGACGGCGGCGGCACTCCTCCTGGCGGGCGCGGTGCTGGCCACCGGCTGTTCCTCCGGCGGGTCCCCGGGCGGCTCCGGGGACGGGCCCGCCAAGAGCGGCGGCGGCACCGCCGCGGGCAAGCCCCCGGCCTCCGACCCGGCGCAGGGCGACGACAACGGGTCCGCGAGCGCCGCCGCGTACCGCAAGTGGGGGCTGAAGCCGCTGGCCCCGGCCCCGGCGCCGCCCGCCGAGAAGCCGGTGAAGCGCAAGGCCGGCGAGGTCCCGGTGATCAGTGACGTACCGACCAAGCAGAAGATCGTCTTCCTGACGTTCGACGACGGCGCCGAGAAGGACCCCAAGTTCGTCGAGATGATGCGGGACCTGAAGATCCCCTTCACGATGTTCCTGACGGACGCGGTGATCAGCAGCGACAAGGGCTACTTCAAGCCGCTCCAGCAGCTCGGCAACACCATCCAGAACCACACCCTGACGCACCCCAACATGCGCACCGAGAGCCCCTCGCAGCAGCACCGCCAGATATGCGGCCAGCAGGAGAAGCTGACCAAGGAGTACGGCACGGCCCCCCGGCTCTTCCGTCCCCCGTACGGCAACTGGAACGAGGCCACCCGCACGGCCGCCAAGGCGTGCGGCCTCCAGACCATCGTGCTGTGGCGCGAGTCGATGCAGATCCAGAACATGCAGTACCAGCGCGGCGACAAGAAGCTCCACCCCGGCGACATCATCCTGGCCCACTTCCGGGGCAAGAGCGAGCTCAAGGGCCACACCATGACGGAGATGACGGCCAACATGCTCCGCCACATCCAGGAGCAGGGGTTCGCGGTGGCCCGCCTGGACGACTACGTCTAA
- the tsaD gene encoding tRNA (adenosine(37)-N6)-threonylcarbamoyltransferase complex transferase subunit TsaD, whose translation MAADEPLVLGIETSCDETGVGIVRGTTLLADAIASSVDTHARFGGVVPEIASRAHLEAMVPTIERALKTAGISAKDLDGIAVTAGPGLAGALLVGVSAAKAYAYALGKPLYGVNHLASHICVDQLEHGPLPEPTMALLVSGGHSSLLLAPDITADVRPMGATIDDAAGEAFDKIARVLDLGFPGGPVIDRLAKEGDPNAIAFPRGLSGSRDPAYDFSFSGLKTAVARWIEAKRNAGEEVPVRDVAASFQEAVVDVLTRKAVRACKDEGVDHLMIGGGVAANSRLRALAQERCERAGIRLRVPRPGLCTDNGAMVAALGAEMVARNRPASDLELSADSSLPVTDPHVPGAHGHGHDHDHVHEVSKENLYS comes from the coding sequence ATGGCTGCTGACGAACCGCTCGTACTCGGTATCGAGACCTCCTGCGACGAGACCGGCGTCGGCATCGTGCGCGGGACGACGCTGCTCGCCGACGCCATCGCCTCCAGCGTCGACACCCACGCCCGGTTCGGCGGCGTGGTGCCGGAGATCGCCTCGCGCGCGCACCTGGAGGCGATGGTCCCCACGATCGAGCGGGCCCTGAAGACGGCCGGGATCTCGGCGAAGGACCTCGACGGCATCGCGGTGACGGCGGGCCCGGGGCTGGCGGGCGCGCTGCTGGTCGGCGTCTCGGCGGCCAAGGCGTACGCGTACGCGCTGGGCAAGCCGCTCTACGGGGTGAACCACCTCGCCTCCCACATCTGCGTCGACCAGCTGGAGCACGGGCCGCTGCCCGAGCCGACGATGGCGCTGCTGGTCAGCGGCGGCCACTCGTCGCTGCTGCTCGCCCCCGACATCACCGCGGACGTGCGCCCCATGGGCGCGACGATCGACGACGCGGCGGGCGAGGCGTTCGACAAGATCGCGCGCGTCCTCGACCTCGGCTTCCCCGGCGGCCCGGTCATCGACCGGCTCGCCAAGGAGGGCGACCCGAACGCGATCGCGTTCCCGCGCGGCCTGAGCGGCTCGCGCGACCCGGCGTACGACTTCTCCTTCTCGGGGCTGAAGACGGCCGTGGCCCGCTGGATCGAGGCCAAGCGCAACGCGGGCGAGGAGGTGCCCGTCCGTGACGTGGCCGCCTCCTTCCAGGAGGCCGTGGTCGACGTGCTGACCCGCAAGGCCGTCCGGGCCTGCAAGGACGAGGGCGTCGACCATCTGATGATCGGCGGCGGGGTGGCGGCCAACTCCCGGCTGCGCGCGCTCGCCCAGGAGCGGTGCGAGCGGGCCGGCATCCGGCTGCGGGTGCCCCGGCCCGGACTCTGCACCGACAACGGCGCGATGGTCGCCGCGCTCGGCGCCGAGATGGTGGCCCGCAACCGGCCCGCCTCGGACCTGGAGCTGTCGGCGGACTCCTCGCTGCCGGTGACCGACCCGCACGTGCCGGGCGCGCACGGGCACGGCCACGACCACGACCATGTGCACGAGGTCAGCAAGGAGAACCTGTACTCGTGA
- a CDS encoding GNAT family N-acetyltransferase: protein MRWWDIEPVLALEHELFPEDAWSAGMFWSELAHARGPGATRRYVVAETVPEDGSATGPGRLVGYAGLAAAGGLGDVQTIAAARDQWGTGLGARLLTDLLKHATAFECEEVLLEVRVDNTRAQKLYERFGFEPIGFRRGYYQPGNVDALVMRLIVQEHDRETEETD, encoded by the coding sequence ATGCGCTGGTGGGACATAGAGCCGGTGCTGGCGCTCGAACACGAGCTGTTCCCCGAGGACGCCTGGTCGGCGGGGATGTTCTGGTCGGAGCTGGCCCACGCCCGGGGCCCCGGCGCCACCCGGCGTTACGTGGTCGCCGAGACCGTCCCCGAGGACGGCTCCGCCACCGGGCCGGGCCGGCTGGTCGGCTACGCGGGCCTGGCGGCGGCGGGCGGCCTCGGCGACGTGCAGACCATCGCCGCCGCCCGCGACCAGTGGGGGACGGGCCTGGGCGCCCGGCTCCTGACCGACCTGCTCAAGCACGCGACCGCCTTCGAATGCGAGGAGGTGCTGCTCGAAGTGCGGGTGGACAACACACGGGCCCAGAAGCTCTACGAGCGCTTCGGCTTCGAGCCCATCGGCTTCCGGCGCGGCTACTACCAGCCGGGCAACGTCGACGCGCTCGTGATGCGACTGATCGTCCAGGAACACGACCGAGAAACAGAAGAGACTGACTGA
- the tsaB gene encoding tRNA (adenosine(37)-N6)-threonylcarbamoyltransferase complex dimerization subunit type 1 TsaB — protein sequence MLLLAVDTATPAVTVALHDGTEVVAATSQVDARRHGELLLPAVHQVLGEAGLKLDAVTGVVVGVGPGPYTGLRVGLVTAATFGSVLGVPVHGLCTLDGLAYASGIEEPFVVATDARRKEVYWARYDDFRTRVGEPSVDRPDDIAERVAGVPAVGAGAVLYPAVFPDGRAPEHQSAAALASLAAERLAAGAEFLPPTPLYLRRPDAQVPKNYKVVTPQ from the coding sequence GTGCTCTTGCTCGCTGTTGATACCGCCACCCCCGCAGTCACCGTCGCCCTGCACGACGGCACCGAGGTCGTCGCCGCGACCAGTCAGGTGGACGCCCGCCGGCACGGGGAGCTGCTGCTGCCCGCCGTCCACCAGGTGCTGGGAGAGGCCGGGCTGAAGCTCGACGCCGTGACCGGTGTGGTCGTCGGGGTCGGCCCCGGCCCGTACACCGGACTCCGCGTCGGCCTGGTGACGGCCGCGACCTTCGGCTCGGTGCTCGGGGTGCCGGTGCACGGTCTGTGCACGCTCGACGGCCTCGCCTACGCCTCCGGCATCGAGGAGCCGTTCGTGGTCGCCACCGACGCCCGGCGCAAAGAGGTCTACTGGGCCCGCTACGACGACTTCCGCACCCGGGTGGGCGAGCCGTCCGTGGACCGGCCCGACGACATCGCCGAGCGGGTCGCCGGGGTCCCGGCGGTCGGCGCGGGCGCGGTGCTGTACCCGGCGGTGTTCCCGGACGGGCGCGCCCCCGAGCACCAGTCGGCGGCGGCCCTCGCGTCGCTGGCCGCCGAGCGGCTCGCGGCGGGCGCCGAGTTCCTGCCGCCGACCCCGCTGTACCTGCGCCGCCCGGACGCGCAGGTGCCCAAGAACTACAAGGTGGTCACCCCCCAGTGA
- the tsaE gene encoding tRNA (adenosine(37)-N6)-threonylcarbamoyltransferase complex ATPase subunit type 1 TsaE, giving the protein MEAPHSQATDATTRFTLDSPAETQELGRRIAKLLRPGDLVLLTGELGAGKTTLTRGLGEGLGVRGAVTSPTFVIARVHPSLTGGPALVHVDAYRLGGGLDEMEDLDLDVSLPDSVVVVEWGDGKVEELSEDRLHVVIDRVVGETDDDRRTVDVRGVGGRWRGAGIEGL; this is encoded by the coding sequence ATGGAAGCACCGCACAGCCAGGCCACTGACGCCACCACCCGGTTCACCCTCGACTCCCCGGCCGAGACGCAGGAGCTGGGCCGCAGGATCGCGAAACTGCTCCGCCCCGGTGACCTCGTCCTGCTCACCGGTGAGCTGGGCGCGGGCAAGACGACGCTGACGCGCGGCCTCGGCGAGGGGCTCGGGGTGCGGGGCGCGGTGACGTCCCCGACCTTCGTGATCGCCCGGGTCCACCCCTCCCTGACCGGCGGTCCCGCGCTGGTGCACGTGGACGCCTACCGGCTGGGCGGCGGTCTCGACGAGATGGAGGACCTCGACCTCGACGTCTCGCTGCCCGACTCCGTGGTGGTCGTGGAGTGGGGCGACGGCAAGGTGGAGGAGCTCTCCGAGGACCGGCTGCACGTGGTGATCGACCGGGTGGTCGGCGAGACCGACGACGACCGGCGCACGGTCGACGTGCGCGGGGTCGGCGGGCGCTGGCGGGGGGCCGGGATCGAGGGCCTCTGA
- a CDS encoding alpha/beta fold hydrolase: MSETSTGEMARAVAGGWRRAGLAGAAIGVVAAGAAAGVAVERLTVGRGMRKRARLALDATGPYGALRGTPGRAYADDGTELYYETDEVEPLDRANGPRKRRLFGRKAPAPVTVVFSHGFCLSQDAWHFQRAALRGVVRTVHWDQRSHGRSARGEAQAQGRPVTIDQLGRDLKAVLDAAAPEGPLVLVGHSMGGMTVMALADQYPELIRDRVVGVAFVGTSSGRLGEVSYGLPVAGVNAVRRVLPAVLKALGSQAELVERGRRATADLFAGMIKKYSFSSRDVDPAVARFAERMIEGTPIDVVAEFYPAFDDHDKEAALQVFAEVPALVLAGDRDLVTPSSHSESIADLLPDAELVIVPDGGHLVMLEHPETVTDRLADLLTRVGAVPEATNVGTYGSTAQPGH, from the coding sequence GTGAGCGAGACCAGCACGGGGGAGATGGCGCGGGCGGTCGCGGGCGGCTGGCGCCGGGCGGGTCTGGCCGGGGCCGCGATAGGCGTGGTGGCGGCGGGCGCGGCGGCCGGGGTCGCGGTGGAGCGGCTGACCGTGGGGCGCGGCATGCGCAAGAGGGCCCGGCTGGCGCTGGACGCCACGGGCCCGTACGGGGCGCTGCGCGGCACGCCGGGCCGGGCGTACGCGGACGACGGCACCGAGCTGTACTACGAGACCGACGAGGTCGAGCCGCTGGACCGGGCCAACGGGCCGCGCAAGCGGCGGCTGTTCGGCCGCAAGGCGCCCGCCCCGGTCACCGTGGTCTTCTCGCACGGGTTCTGCCTCAGCCAGGACGCCTGGCACTTCCAGCGGGCCGCGCTGCGCGGGGTGGTGCGCACCGTGCACTGGGACCAGCGCAGCCACGGCCGTTCGGCGCGCGGCGAGGCGCAGGCGCAGGGCCGCCCGGTCACCATCGACCAGCTGGGCCGCGACCTCAAGGCGGTCCTGGACGCCGCCGCCCCCGAGGGGCCGCTGGTGCTGGTGGGGCACTCGATGGGCGGGATGACGGTGATGGCGCTCGCCGACCAGTACCCGGAGCTGATCCGGGACCGGGTCGTCGGCGTGGCCTTCGTGGGGACGTCCTCGGGCCGCCTCGGCGAGGTCAGCTACGGCCTGCCGGTGGCCGGGGTGAACGCGGTGCGCCGCGTCCTGCCCGCGGTCCTCAAGGCGCTCGGCTCCCAGGCGGAGCTGGTGGAGCGGGGCAGGCGGGCCACGGCCGACCTGTTCGCGGGCATGATCAAGAAGTACTCGTTCTCGTCCCGGGACGTGGACCCGGCGGTGGCCCGGTTCGCCGAGCGGATGATCGAGGGGACGCCGATCGACGTGGTCGCGGAGTTCTATCCGGCCTTCGACGACCACGACAAGGAAGCGGCGCTGCAGGTCTTCGCCGAGGTGCCCGCACTGGTGCTCGCGGGGGACCGCGACCTGGTGACGCCCAGCTCGCACAGCGAGTCGATCGCGGACCTGCTGCCCGACGCCGAGCTGGTCATCGTGCCGGACGGCGGGCACCTGGTGATGCTGGAGCACCCCGAGACGGTCACCGACCGGCTGGCGGACCTGCTGACGCGGGTCGGCGCGGTGCCGGAGGCGACTAACGTTGGCACGTATGGAAGCACCGCACAGCCAGGCCACTGA
- the alr gene encoding alanine racemase yields MTQTVHTRARAEIDLAALRANVRALRARTPGARLMAVVKADAYGHGALPCARAALQAGAEWIGTATPQEALALRAAGIGGRMLCWLWTPGGPWREAVEADIDVSVSGLWALREVTEAARAAGRTARVQLKADTGLGRNGCQPADWPELVAAALAAPEVRVTGLWSHFACADEPGHPSIAAQLTVFRELLAYAEKAGVRPEVRHIANSPATLTVPESHFDLVRTGIAMYGVSPVPELGTPADFGLRPVMTLAASVALAKQVPAGHGVSYGHHYVTGRETTLGLVPLGYADGIPRHASGRGPVLVGGRVRTVAGRVAMDQFVVDLDGDEVAPGADAVLFGPGDRGEPTVEDWARAADTIAYEIVTRISSRVPRVYVNEDPEV; encoded by the coding sequence ATGACTCAGACAGTGCACACGCGAGCCCGCGCCGAGATCGATCTGGCCGCCCTGCGCGCCAACGTCCGTGCGCTGCGCGCCCGTACCCCCGGCGCGCGGCTCATGGCCGTGGTGAAGGCGGACGCCTACGGACACGGCGCGCTGCCGTGTGCCCGCGCCGCGCTCCAGGCGGGCGCGGAGTGGATCGGCACGGCCACCCCGCAGGAGGCGCTGGCGCTGCGCGCGGCCGGGATCGGCGGCCGGATGCTGTGCTGGCTGTGGACGCCGGGCGGCCCCTGGCGCGAGGCCGTCGAGGCCGACATCGACGTGTCGGTGAGCGGGCTGTGGGCGCTGCGGGAGGTCACCGAGGCCGCCCGCGCGGCCGGCCGGACCGCCCGCGTCCAGCTGAAGGCCGACACCGGCCTCGGCCGCAACGGCTGCCAGCCCGCCGACTGGCCGGAGCTGGTGGCGGCGGCCCTGGCCGCCCCCGAGGTCCGGGTCACCGGCCTGTGGTCGCACTTCGCCTGCGCCGACGAGCCGGGCCACCCCTCCATCGCCGCCCAGCTCACCGTCTTCCGCGAGCTGCTGGCGTACGCGGAGAAGGCGGGCGTGCGGCCCGAGGTGCGGCACATCGCCAACTCCCCGGCCACCCTCACCGTCCCCGAGTCGCACTTCGACCTGGTGCGCACGGGCATCGCGATGTACGGGGTCTCGCCCGTGCCCGAGCTCGGCACCCCGGCGGACTTCGGGCTGCGGCCGGTGATGACGCTGGCCGCCTCGGTGGCGCTGGCCAAGCAGGTTCCGGCCGGACACGGCGTCAGTTACGGACATCATTACGTGACCGGGCGCGAGACCACGCTCGGACTCGTTCCCCTGGGGTATGCCGACGGCATCCCGCGCCATGCGTCCGGGCGCGGGCCGGTGCTGGTCGGCGGCCGGGTGCGGACGGTGGCGGGCCGGGTCGCCATGGACCAGTTCGTGGTCGACCTGGACGGGGACGAGGTGGCGCCGGGCGCCGACGCGGTGCTGTTCGGGCCGGGCGACCGGGGCGAGCCGACGGTGGAGGACTGGGCGCGGGCCGCGGACACCATCGCGTACGAGATCGTCACCCGGATCTCCTCGCGGGTGCCGCGCGTCTATGTGAACGAGGACCCCGAGGTCTGA